One genomic window of Pocillopora verrucosa isolate sample1 chromosome 8, ASM3666991v2, whole genome shotgun sequence includes the following:
- the LOC131787973 gene encoding uncharacterized protein produces MADDQLDLAAKAFKASANYEEARPTYSVESVRFLLEKVGILEEKEMKSQPRTILELGCGTGKFTRILMEVLKDTDTRVIATDPLENMLKEFRKIFPNFEVEQSSAENIAFPDSSVDVVLAAHCFHWFANEEAVKEIYRVLTPQGTLGMIWALPDESVPWLKEMMTFFHPLEEDFKYTISKETMDKVFEEVGKLFTIEKESGIKTSWHLSYDGCYKYFVSKGIIQRGTDEVKCQFKTWFDYIIGKHFPNSEGKESITFPLAYLICWCKKKKL; encoded by the exons ATGGCGGACGATCAGTTAGATTTGGCCGCGAAGGCGTTTAAAGCCTCAGCAAACTACGAGGAAGCGCGACCAACATATTCTGTTGAATCTGTAAGATTTCTTTTGGAAAAGGTCGGGATcttagaagaaaaggaaatgaaaagccAGCCACGTACTATTCTTGAATTAGGTTGCGGTACAGGGAAATTCACTAGGATTCTGATGGAGGTTTTAAAAGACACAGATACCCGAGTGATAGCGACTGATCCCCTGGAAAATATGCTGAAAGAGTTTCGAAAAATTTTCCCAAACTTCGAAGTGGAACAGAGCAGCGCAGAGAACATTG CTTTTCCAGACTCAAGTGTAGATGTGGTCCTGGCAGCCCATTGTTTCCACTGGTTTGCAAATGAAGAAGCTGTGAAAGAGATATACCGTGTGTTAACTCCACAGGGAACTTTGGGAATGATCTGGGCATTACCAGATGAATCAGTACCTTGGCTAAAAGAGatgatgacattttttcatcCATTGGAAGAAGACTTCAAGTATACTATTTCAAAAGAAACCATGGACAAAGTCTTTGAAGAAGTTGGGAAGCTCTTCACGATCGAGAAGGAGTCAGGTATAAAGACTTCTTGGCATCTTAGTTATGATGGCTGTTACAAGTACTTTGTATCAAAAGGAATCATACAGAGAGGCACAGATGAAGTCAAATGTCAGTTTAAGACTTGGTTTGATTATATTATAGGTAAGCATTTTCCTAACAGTGAAGGAAAGGAGTCAATCACTTTTCCTTTAGCTTATTTAATTTGCtggtgcaagaaaaaaaaattatga
- the LOC131787952 gene encoding noggin — translation MHQSKFKSIFALFVVCCLSTVWQTSSEALPPWKHLKGGVDQRPTRDKLKLKFPLEPARYPSDPIESDFDFESLKRLLGEDYVPEYIALTREEVLEKKANDTLSHEEDFMRKMLVKSMPEEIKNLDFKMPGMKRYLGPKASKKLQLWLWQVSHCSVSQKWKDLGVRYWPHFINVGRCSKKATCSFPSGMKCRVSSTRKVGVLRWHCLERFAQRNETNCTWLKFEYPVITECKCACL, via the coding sequence ATGCATCAATCCAAATTCAAGAGTATATTCGCACTTTTCGTGGTTTGCTGTCTCAGCACTGTTTGGCAGACTTCATCAGAGGCGCTGCCTCCCTGGAAGCATCTCAAGGGTGGTGTGGATCAGCGACCCACAAGAGACAAGCTGAAACTAAAATTTCCACTTGAACCAGCCCGGTATCCTAGCGATCCGATAGAAAGCGACTTTGACTTCGAGTCGCTGAAAAGATTACTTGGCGAGGACTACGTTCCTGAATATATTGCACTAACCAGAGAAGAGGTTTTAGAAAAGAAGGCCAATGACACACTTTCACACGAGGAGGATTTCATGCGTAAAATGTTGGTCAAAAGTATGCCAGAGGAAATTAAAAATCTTGACTTTAAAATGCCAGGTATGAAAAGATATCTTGGACCTAAGGCAAGTAAAAAACTACAGCTTTGGCTATGGCAAGTGTCGCACTGCTCAGTTTCACAGAAGTGGAAAGATTTGGGAGTGCGCTATTGGCCTCATTTCATTAACGTCGGGAGGTGCTCCAAGAAGGCAACGTGCTCCTTCCCTTCAGGAATGAAATGCCGGGTCTCAAGTACAAGGAAAGTCGGAGTTCTTCGCTGGCATTGCTTGGAAAGATTCGCCCAACGAAACGAGACTAACTGCACGTGGTTGAAGTTTGAATACCCTGTGATCACCGAATGCAAATGCGCCTGTCTCTAA